The genomic stretch AGCAAGGAATGATCAGTCGGAGACGTTATGAAGCGATTTATGCCATCCAGTGTCATGCTCACACCTTTTGTGGTGCGCGTTTACCCAGAAAATGAACAAGAGGAAGAAGGCGAAGAAACATCCCCATCAAACTCGCACCAAGAAGCCGACTCTGCGCCTCAACCCTGCGTGGAGTAAGTGCACAAAATTCGCCAAACTTTGCTTCATCGCCAACAGAATTGGCTAGAGTAAAGGGAACAACGATCAACCACAGGACAGAAAAAATGAAAAAAGTTGCGGTGATTCTCAGTGGCGCAGGCGTTTTTGATGGCAGCGAGTTGCATGAAGCGGTTCTTGCGTTGCACGCGATAGAAAAGGCAGGGGCGAGCTGGCATTGCTTTGCCCCAAATATTGAACAGTTGCACGTACTTAACCACAAAACAGGCGAAGAGATGGATGAGACGCGCAATGTGTTGGTCGAAGCAGCACGTATTGCGCGCGGTCAGATTGAAGATGTGGCGAAACTGCACGCAGAGGAGTTTGATGCTTTGTTACTGCCAGGCGGCTTTGGCGCAGCGAAAAACCTCACTAATTTTGCGGTCAAGGGAGCTGAATGCAGCATCAATGCCGATGTTGCCCATGCTTGTCGCACATTCGCGCAACTAGGCAAACCCGCCGGTTACTTGTGCATTGCGCCAATCATTATCCCTATGATCTACCCGAATGGGGTAGAAGGCACGATAGGCAACGACGAAGCCACTGCCGCCGCGTTCAACCAGTTAGGTGGCGTACACGTTAATTGCACGGTGAATCAAGTGCACTTTGATGCCAAACATAAGGTGCTATCAACGCCCGCTTATATGCTGGCAAATTCGATTTCCGAAGCAGCCAGTGGGATAGAAAAACTGGTGGAACAACTGGTCGAAATCGCATAATTCGCTCAGTTTTATCATTAGCCGAAATCCATAAAATACCTCTCATTTTTGGGAGGTATTTTTTACCGTAGAGCATAACCATATAAATCATAAGTATTTTATCAGTTATTATTGCGAAAACGATTGCCTTCAAACATGAGAAAATCTAATTAAAATACCAATAGTGTCACCTTTTTTATGTGCAACAGGATCTCGTTCACACTTCCCTATCATCACGGGGGATTTCCCTCCCCCAACTTGTCTGAGATCAAATTTTTTTTGCCTTAGCCTGTGACAGAGTAGCGGCGTAAACCGATAACAACTAATTACGGAGCAATTCCAATGACGAGTGCATTTTTTATCCCTACGATCAACCTTATGGGCGCGGGCTGCTTAAAAGACGCCGCTGACAACATTCAAGCGCAAGGTTTCACTAAGGGTTTAATCGTCACTGACAAAATACTCAATCAAATTGGCGTGGTTAAGCAGGTACAAGATCTGCTGACGGCGCGTTCTGTCGAAACCGTGGTTTTTGATGGCACTCAGCCAAACCCAACCATCAGCAACGTCAACCAAGGCTTGGCGCTACTTAGAGAGAACCAATGTGATTTCGTCATCTCTTTAGGCGGTGGTTCACCACACGACTGCGCGAAAGGCATCGCTTTGGTTGCAGCCAACGGCGGTGTAATTGGCGATTACGAGGGAGTTGATAAATCAGCCAAACCGATGCTGCCTCTGATTGCGATCAACACCACCGCAGGTACTGCCTCCGAGATGACCCGTTTTTGCATCATCACTGATGAAGAGCGTCACATTAAGATGGCGATTGTCGATAAGCACACCACGCCACTGATTTCCGTGAACGACCCTGAGTTGATGCTGGCGAAACCCGCATCGCTGACAGCGGCCACAGGTATGGACGCGCTAACCCACGCGATCGAAGCTTATGTCTCGATCGCAGCCACACCAATCACCGACGCTGTCGCTATCAAAGCGATCGAGCTGATCCAAGCCTACCTGCGCAAAGCCGTTGCTCACGGCGACGACATTGAAGCACGTGAACAAATGGCCTACGCACAATTTATGGCGGGCATGGCATTTAACAACGCATCATTAGGTTATGTGCATGCAATGGCGCACCAACTTGGTGGTTTCTACGACCTACCACACGGCGTTTGTAATGCCATTTTACTTCCGCACGTTCAGCGCTATAACGCGCAGATTTGCCCAGAACGTCTTCGAGACGTAGCAAAAGCGATGGGAGTGAATGTGGAAGGCATGAGCGCAGAGCAAGGCGCTAATGCAGCGATTGAGGCGATTGTCGCTCTGGCCAAAGATGTTGGCATTCCTGCGGGTATCCGTGAGCTGGGCGCGAAACTGGAAGACATTCCCACTTTAGCGGATAACGCGCTGAAAGACGCTTGCGGCTTTACCAACCCGAAACAAGCCACGCACGCGGAAATCTCGGCCATTTTCGAAGCCGCGATGTAATCCCGCGGGCTATCATTAACGCGTTATTAGCAAAGCCAAAGGCCGAAGGTGTCACTTTCGGCCTTTTTGTTCTGTCCGGTAACTAGGGTCTGTTGACCTTTTGCGGTTAAATTTTGTTCGAGATAAAAGCCTTTTAATCGCGACGAGAGGTTTGTAGCCTAGTCATTCTAAGCAAAACACCTCTCAACAAAGAGTAAAACGCTTTTAGCTGAACCCTTCGGGCAGCGTTTGTGGCTCCTTTTTGCTGCGTTATCGGCTTATCATGTAGGCTCCTACAATTCAAAGCCTCTGCCTTGCACAAAGAACCCACAAACTGCTGCAAAAATCATCTCAAAAGGTCAACAGACCCTAAGCACGATTAAAGACACATTTGTTCACCTTTCGCCAATGTGACATTTTTGCTTCCTGGCATACACTTGATTCATTACTTCCTCATCACGCCGGATGGCGTGACGTAAACGCCTATGCCAACAACAAGGAAAGTCGATGAACAAAAGTCATGCGCTCGGCTGGCTCGCCAGCTTAATCATTTGGGTCTGCTCTCCCACCCTTTATGCCGCCAACCTCAAAGCGACCAAAATTGCCAGCGGCTACCACATTCCTTGGGGCATCACTTTTGTCGACAGCGCTTATGCGGTGATTAACGAGAAAAATGGCCACATCTCGCTGCTGGATGTGACTAAGGGCAAGAAAACGCCCCTCTATACGCTTTCCAACGTCAATGATGCAGGGCAAGGCGGTTTGATGGACGTCGCGCTCTCCCCTGTCTCGCGTCAAATGCTCTACTTCACTTTCAGCAAAGAGGTCGACAACGGCACCACTGTCGTGCTGGCCAGCGCGAAGCTGAGCCACAAAACTCTCTCTGACTGGCAAGAACTGTTTGTCGCCGATGCCTCCTCTACCACAGGCAGGCACTTTGGCAGTCGCATCACCTTTGATCAGCAAAATCGACTTTACTTTTCGATTGGCGATCGCGGCGAAAGAGATAATGGACAAAACCCCGCCAACCATGCCGCAGCGATTTTACGGCTCAATCTGGATGGCAGCGTGCCAAACGACAACCCTTTCTTGCTGGATGATACGGTAAGAAACGAGATTTGGAGTTACGGCCATCGTAATCCGCAAGGGCTTTTTTTTGACTCACAGACAGCGCAACTGTGGTCGGTAGAGCACGGGCCGCGTGGCGGTGACGAAATCAATCTGATTCAACCCGGGAAAAACTATGGCTGGGCAAAAACCTCGCACGGCAAAGAGTATTGGGGGCCGATGCGTGTCGGCGAAGCGGAAACCTTACCCAATATCGAAGCGCCTAAACTGGTTTACGTCCCTTCCATCGCCCCAAGCAGTTTGCTGCTCTATCGCGGAGAACGCTATCCAAGCTTAAATGGCAAACTGCTTATCGGCGCGTTAAAGCTGACCCACCTTAACGTGGTCAGCATAAAAAACGGTCAGCTTGCAGAAACTGACCGTTTATTTACCCATCTCAACGAGCGTATCCGAGCTATCAGCGTGAGCCCGGACGACTTTCTCTATTTCACCACCGATAATGGCAACGTATATCGAATCGAGCCTTAAGCCAGCGACACACTCACCTTGTGCTTATCGAAGTCAATCGTCATGGTGCTGCCTAGTGGCACTGTCAGCATAGGGTGAGTATGACAACTGTCAAAGTCATACAGAATGGGGACTTTCTGCCCATTGAGCACCTCTTTTAGCACATCAATCGACGCTCGCCCGGTGCCTTTATCATTAAACAGTTCATGCTTGCCTAAGACCACAGCCGCCACTTTATCAAATACACCTTGGATCTTGAGATGAGCGAACGAGCAAAACGATCTGGAGCAAACACCGTCGCAGGAGACGACGGAGAAAAGAAGCCAATGGTATCGCCCACTTTGAGCGAAGCTGGAATGATCATCGAATCCTCTCTTTACTGACTGAGTAGCCAATCAAATATGGCACGTAACTGTTCGTCTGCAACGCTTTGCAAGCGATCGCCAACGTACCACTCAATAACTGACTGGTTGGGATGCTGCGCAATTTGCGGATGCCCCAACCAGATGCCTTGTTCTTCTGCCAACTTGTCGCGCAGTTCCAGCGCTTTCTCATAGCCAAACGGCAAAATGAGATGCAGCATGTTGCTTTGCGGCTTTGATGGGTTGACAGCTAATTGCGGGTAGGTGTTGATTAGCTGATAAATTTGCTCTGTACGAGCAAACAAGGCGGGCATGTTAGCCAGACGCTGCTCAAACTGCATCGCAGCCGACACCACATAAGGGGTGCGATGGTAAACATTGCCACCTTGACGTTTCATCCACATCGACGCCAGTCCGATAAAACGGCGATCACCTAACAGCAGAGAACCACCCAGACCATTCACCCCTTTGTAAAGGGAAACGTAAGCCGTTTTAAACCCTTGGGCGATTTCCTGATAGCTCTTCTGATAATACGCTGCGCACTCCCACAGGCGCGCACCATCCATGTGCAGGTGAATATCGCGATGTTCGCATTCGGCTTTGACTTCATTTAGCTCATCCCAGCTCAAAAGCTGGCCGCCAAGCTCCCGCATTGGCAACTCGTACAACGCCGCTGAAATTTCATCTGGCCACGCATCCAGATCGGCCGCTTTCCAAGGACGAAACATGTCGCCGAGCGGCAGGATGTGAAAACGGTTTTGCAACTGATAGCCCTGACGTTCAAAGCGGTAAATATGACTCGATTCATGCATCGCCACGGTTTTGTTGCGTTTTTGCTGACAGACCAGATCCAGCACAGTTGCTTGCGTCATGGTCCCGCTGATAACAAATAAGCCAGCCTCAAAGCCCAGTAAATCCGCCACTTGCTGCTGAAATGCTTCAATCAGTTCACCGTCACCATAGTGATCGTGTTTTACATTGTGCTCTTCACACCATTGTGCCATGGCGGCAAACTGCTCCGCCGGCGTGGCTTCATGATTGCCAGATAAAATGGTGTGGCAAAGTTCACGTAAATCCTTTTTCATCAAAGTGTTCCTTGTGATTTTCGAGACGGGACCAACTTATCTGCGCACAAAGCGCATGTAAAGAGATAAACTAGATTGAAAACACAAAAGTGATAACGAGAGCAAATGGAACCAATTACATTAGAAATCAATAAAATACGAGCGGTTGTTTTTGATTTGGATGACACCTTAGTCACCTCGTCACTGGATTTTGTCTCCATGCGCCAAGCACTTGGTTGCCCAGAACAGGAAGATTTGCTCAGTTTTGTCGATAAGCTACCCGATGCAACGCAGCGGGCACATGCGCAGCACATCATCTTGCAGCATGAGATGGCCGATGCGCAAAGCTCAACCCCATTGCCGGGCTGTCACGCTTTACTGGCTTTTATCAAACAAAGAGCGTGGCGCTGCGCGATTGTCACCCGTAACTGTCTGGCAGCCAGTGAACTCAAACTGGCGCACAATGACATCAAGGTAGAAAAGCTGATCACCCGTGAACATTGCGCGCCTAAACCCGATCCCGAAGCGCTGCTGCAATTGGCCGACGAATGGCAGTTGCAGCACCATCAGGTGCTGTATGTCGGTGATTATCTGTATGATTTACAAGCAGCAAAGAATGCCAATATGCCATCTTGTCTGGTGAGTAATACGCTGGAAAAACCGTACGCCAACCAGGCCTCCATCACTGTGGCCCGGTTGGATGATTTGCTCAGCTATTTGCAAACGGCGCTAACAGCCAGCGCAGGTTAGGCAAGCGCCATCGCCAGTAGGCTAATAGGGTGAATGGTCTCAAGCTGGGTATTCTCTTCAATTTGCCATTTACAGGTTTCGCAATCGGTAATGGCAAAATCCGCCGCCGATTGTTTGATGGTCTCGAATAGGTGCGCGCCGATTTTCATCGACGTCTGATAGTTCTCCTCTTTAAAGCCATAAGTGCCTGCCAAACCACAACATTCGCTATCTAGCACCACCAGCTCTAATCCGGGGATCATGCGCAACAGTTCAAGGGTAAACATCACATTCCCGCTGCGCTCTAGGTGGCATGGGGTGTGGTAAACCACTTTCTTGTTGATTGGCTTCATCGCGGGCGCGTAGCCGCTCATAAATGCTTTGAGCAGAAAACGGGTAATGTACTCGATGCGTTGTACCACGTGCTCATTATTAACGCCCAACACATGCGGGTACTCTTGTTGCAACGTAAATGAGCAGGTCGAAGAGGTGGAAACCACCGTGTGATCTTGCGAAACGGCTTGCTCGATCATCTCGATATTGAGCGTGGCGTTTTTACGCGCTTTTTCATGAAAACCATTGGCAATCAAAGGCACACCGCAGCATTTTTCCTTTTTCAGCAGTTGCACGCCATAGCCCATGGCATTGAGCACTTTGACTAAGTCTTTGCCCAGTTGCGGATGGTTATAGTTGACATAACAGCCGTGGAAATAGCTCACTTGGCGCGCAAACTGCGCTTGCGTTTTTGCCTGCTTCTTGTACCACTGACGAAACGTGCCGTGAGAGTATTTCGGCAGCTGCTTGTGCTTATCGACGCCAATGGTTTTGTGCATCAAGCTTTTTATCGGTTTCAGTTCGGTGATCTTGTTGACAATCGGCGCGACCGGCGTTGCCAGCGAACCAAACAGATCGGTATGGCTTAAGACAAAATCGCGCATCAGCTTAGGGCTGACACTTTTCTTAGCAAACTTCCCCCTCGCCACAGCGATAATATCACCAATTTTCACCCCCGACGGGCAGGCCGTTTCACAGCGTTTGCAGTTGGTACACAGTTTCAGCAACTCATCGTAATAGTGCGGATTTTTCAAGCGCAGACGTTCACCGTCTGGCCCGGATTGTTTTGGCCCCGGATATTCCGGATTCGCTTTCGCCACCGGACAATACACAGTACACACGGTGCATTTAATGCACTGGTCAAAGCTGGTGTTCACAGGGGCATGTTTGGCAAAAGTATTCATCATAATACGCACTCCTCCTGCGTTTGAACCTCGCAATGCAAAACAGCATGCTGCGCGGCGGCCAGCGCGGTCGAGATAGCGACGCCGCCTCCCGAGCCCTCAAACACCGGATCGTACCCCGCCAAGACAGAGCCGCAGCAGTAGAGATTCTGACAAAGCGCACCGTGCAAATAAGGGCGGAATGCACCATCGGTTTTAACGCCAAACGCCATAAATGGATGACCGATGGGGCTAAAGAATTTCTCTGCGCGCCAAGTGCTACGCGCCGAGTTTGACACCATCTCCAAACCAAAAATCGGTTCCACGATCTCGCTGAGATTGGCTTTAAGCCCTTGGCTAAAGTAGCTGCCAGAAGCCAAAATAAACGCCTTGGCATGCAGCGCCATATCACCCAAATTGCGTGTGTAAATTGCTTTTAACTGCTGTTCTGAATGCCATTCGCCACGAGTCACTTGATCGCCCTTAAGTAGCGTCCCGCCCGCTTGGACAAAACGTTTGTGCAGCGCTTCTTCGATACGAATGCCAAGCAGCGATGGAGGCATGGTCGGCACTTCATGAAAGTGCAAACGGGTTTCGCGGCGCAATTTCTCCAACAACACCAAACCGTCACCGTTACCCATAATGGCTGGCATGATCAACAGATCGTCTGGTGTCGCCCCTTTCATCAGTTGGTGACACAAACTGTTAAACGCCTGCGGCTGCTTGAGTAAACGGGCTATGTCTATTGAGCGCAGTTCATTGGGATTGCGCCGCAGTTGCTCACATCCGGGGATGGTGACGCTGATTTCCTCCACCGCGCACTGAGCGAAATCGCGCTGTTTGCGCAGGTTGTCTTTGGCAAGCAACGGCTGGAAGTCACGATAACCATCAACGGACACCAGCAGCAGCCGTTTAAATGGCAGCCTCTGACGGTGACGATAGACAAACGGCTGTGAAAGCCAAGTCGCTTTTAATGTGCCCAGTGGCGTAATGCGAAAGTGGTTATGTTCATCTTCTTCGCTCTGCAGTGGGATCCCTTGCTGTGCTAAAGCGGTTTGAAACCAACGTAGTGCGCGGCGCACACTTTGCGCGCTCAGTTTTGCGTAAGGGTGAGCAGGAAAACGCTCAGCAAATTGCTCGATAGCGTGAAAAGGCGCACTCACATCCTCACCC from Vibrio navarrensis encodes the following:
- the elbB gene encoding isoprenoid biosynthesis glyoxalase ElbB; its protein translation is MKKVAVILSGAGVFDGSELHEAVLALHAIEKAGASWHCFAPNIEQLHVLNHKTGEEMDETRNVLVEAARIARGQIEDVAKLHAEEFDALLLPGGFGAAKNLTNFAVKGAECSINADVAHACRTFAQLGKPAGYLCIAPIIIPMIYPNGVEGTIGNDEATAAAFNQLGGVHVNCTVNQVHFDAKHKVLSTPAYMLANSISEAASGIEKLVEQLVEIA
- the yiaY gene encoding L-threonine dehydrogenase; the protein is MTSAFFIPTINLMGAGCLKDAADNIQAQGFTKGLIVTDKILNQIGVVKQVQDLLTARSVETVVFDGTQPNPTISNVNQGLALLRENQCDFVISLGGGSPHDCAKGIALVAANGGVIGDYEGVDKSAKPMLPLIAINTTAGTASEMTRFCIITDEERHIKMAIVDKHTTPLISVNDPELMLAKPASLTAATGMDALTHAIEAYVSIAATPITDAVAIKAIELIQAYLRKAVAHGDDIEAREQMAYAQFMAGMAFNNASLGYVHAMAHQLGGFYDLPHGVCNAILLPHVQRYNAQICPERLRDVAKAMGVNVEGMSAEQGANAAIEAIVALAKDVGIPAGIRELGAKLEDIPTLADNALKDACGFTNPKQATHAEISAIFEAAM
- a CDS encoding PQQ-dependent sugar dehydrogenase, whose amino-acid sequence is MNKSHALGWLASLIIWVCSPTLYAANLKATKIASGYHIPWGITFVDSAYAVINEKNGHISLLDVTKGKKTPLYTLSNVNDAGQGGLMDVALSPVSRQMLYFTFSKEVDNGTTVVLASAKLSHKTLSDWQELFVADASSTTGRHFGSRITFDQQNRLYFSIGDRGERDNGQNPANHAAAILRLNLDGSVPNDNPFLLDDTVRNEIWSYGHRNPQGLFFDSQTAQLWSVEHGPRGGDEINLIQPGKNYGWAKTSHGKEYWGPMRVGEAETLPNIEAPKLVYVPSIAPSSLLLYRGERYPSLNGKLLIGALKLTHLNVVSIKNGQLAETDRLFTHLNERIRAISVSPDDFLYFTTDNGNVYRIEP
- a CDS encoding threonine aldolase family protein — translated: MKKDLRELCHTILSGNHEATPAEQFAAMAQWCEEHNVKHDHYGDGELIEAFQQQVADLLGFEAGLFVISGTMTQATVLDLVCQQKRNKTVAMHESSHIYRFERQGYQLQNRFHILPLGDMFRPWKAADLDAWPDEISAALYELPMRELGGQLLSWDELNEVKAECEHRDIHLHMDGARLWECAAYYQKSYQEIAQGFKTAYVSLYKGVNGLGGSLLLGDRRFIGLASMWMKRQGGNVYHRTPYVVSAAMQFEQRLANMPALFARTEQIYQLINTYPQLAVNPSKPQSNMLHLILPFGYEKALELRDKLAEEQGIWLGHPQIAQHPNQSVIEWYVGDRLQSVADEQLRAIFDWLLSQ
- a CDS encoding HAD family hydrolase, whose protein sequence is MEPITLEINKIRAVVFDLDDTLVTSSLDFVSMRQALGCPEQEDLLSFVDKLPDATQRAHAQHIILQHEMADAQSSTPLPGCHALLAFIKQRAWRCAIVTRNCLAASELKLAHNDIKVEKLITREHCAPKPDPEALLQLADEWQLQHHQVLYVGDYLYDLQAAKNANMPSCLVSNTLEKPYANQASITVARLDDLLSYLQTALTASAG
- the glpC gene encoding anaerobic glycerol-3-phosphate dehydrogenase subunit GlpC; protein product: MMNTFAKHAPVNTSFDQCIKCTVCTVYCPVAKANPEYPGPKQSGPDGERLRLKNPHYYDELLKLCTNCKRCETACPSGVKIGDIIAVARGKFAKKSVSPKLMRDFVLSHTDLFGSLATPVAPIVNKITELKPIKSLMHKTIGVDKHKQLPKYSHGTFRQWYKKQAKTQAQFARQVSYFHGCYVNYNHPQLGKDLVKVLNAMGYGVQLLKKEKCCGVPLIANGFHEKARKNATLNIEMIEQAVSQDHTVVSTSSTCSFTLQQEYPHVLGVNNEHVVQRIEYITRFLLKAFMSGYAPAMKPINKKVVYHTPCHLERSGNVMFTLELLRMIPGLELVVLDSECCGLAGTYGFKEENYQTSMKIGAHLFETIKQSAADFAITDCETCKWQIEENTQLETIHPISLLAMALA
- the glpB gene encoding glycerol-3-phosphate dehydrogenase subunit GlpB, with translation MLNYDIAVIGGGIAGYSAALHALEQGKKVVLISQGQSALHFSSGSIDVLGKTPAGEDVSAPFHAIEQFAERFPAHPYAKLSAQSVRRALRWFQTALAQQGIPLQSEEDEHNHFRITPLGTLKATWLSQPFVYRHRQRLPFKRLLLVSVDGYRDFQPLLAKDNLRKQRDFAQCAVEEISVTIPGCEQLRRNPNELRSIDIARLLKQPQAFNSLCHQLMKGATPDDLLIMPAIMGNGDGLVLLEKLRRETRLHFHEVPTMPPSLLGIRIEEALHKRFVQAGGTLLKGDQVTRGEWHSEQQLKAIYTRNLGDMALHAKAFILASGSYFSQGLKANLSEIVEPIFGLEMVSNSARSTWRAEKFFSPIGHPFMAFGVKTDGAFRPYLHGALCQNLYCCGSVLAGYDPVFEGSGGGVAISTALAAAQHAVLHCEVQTQEECVL